TCTGGTAAACCGTTTTAAACGCCTTGCGATGTTTGAGCCGATTTGCTTTCGGTAAGCCCACTACCAAAACTGGTCAATCTAAACGGATAAACGCGCCCGACCTTTCTTTCTGCGAGCATTAATCACTTTTCTACCATTACGAGTCCGCATTCTAGCGCGAAAGCCAGACTTCCGTTTTTGCTTTAAGCGAGTGCCGCATAGCGTGCGTTTTGTCATTGCTATTTTCCTCCTAGTATCAAATTCCGAACTAACATTGTAACAAAATAGAGACGGGGAGCGATTTGCCCCCCGACAGTTTACCCGAAAAATGGGAATTTATTACTTAGTTTCAGAAAATTCCGCGTCAATAACATCATCGCCATCAGACTTACTGCTAGACTCGGCGGAACCACCATTGGCATCAGCACCCGTGGTATCAGCACCCGTTGCACCAGCGGCTGCCTCGCCATCTTGCTGATAAGCACTAGAACCAATGCTATACAGGACCTGTTGCAATTCTGGCGTTAGTTTCTGAATTTGCTCATCATCTTCTTGAGAAATTGCTTCTTTGAGTTGACTAATTAAGTTTTCAGCCTTGCTTTTCTCTTCTGAGGGAACTTTATCACCGAGTTCATTGATTTGCTTCTCAGCTTGATAAACCAAGGAATCCGCTTGATTTTTCCGTTCAATTCTTTCGCGACGCTGTTTGTCTTCCTCGGCATTTTTCTCAGCTTCATTAACCATGCGTTCCACTTCTTCTTCAGGAAGGGTGGAAGCACCAGTAATACTGATGGATTGCTCTTTGCCACTGCCTTTATCTTTCGCAGTGACATTAAGAATACCATTGGCATCAATATCAAATGTTACCTCAATTTGAGGCACACCACGAGGGGCTGGAGGAATGCCATCAAGGCGGAAGGTTCCTAAGCTCTTGTTGTCTTTAGCAAATTCGCGCTCCCCTTGCAGAACGTGAATTTCTACGTTCGTTTGCCCATCTACCGCAGTGGAGAAGGTTTCCTGTTTCTTCGTGGGGATAGTGGTATTGCGTTCAATCATTGTGGTCATGACACCACCAAGGGTTTCTACCCCTAAAGAAAGTGGCGTAACGTCAAGGAGGAGAATGTCTTTAACCTCTCCAGAGAGAACCCCACCTTGGATAGCTGCACCAATAGCAACTACTTCATCAGGGTTAACGCTAAGATTGGGGTCTTTCCCTAACTTCTTGTTCACTAACTCTTGAATTGCAGGAATCCGAGTTGACCCCCCAACCATGACAATTTCATCAATTTTACTCTTGTCAATTTTTGCGTCTTTGAGGGCGTTTTCCACAGGAATACTGCAACGGTCAATTAAGTCTGAGCAAATTTCTTCAAACTTAGCCCGAGTTAAGCTCATATCAAGATGTTTTGGTCCCTCTTGCGTTGCGGTAATGAAGGGGAGGTTTACATCTGCTTGACTAACACTAGAAAGCTCAATTTTTGCCTTTTCGGCAGCTTCTGTTAAGCGCTGTAGGGCTTGTTTGTCTTTACGGAGGTCAATGCCTTCTTGTTTCTTAAATTCTTCAGCGAGATGGTCAACAATCTTCTTGTCAAAGTCATCCCCACCAAGGTGAGTATCACCAGAAGTTGCTAGCACTTCAAATACACCGTCTCCAACTTCTAAGATGGAAACGTCAAAAGTTCCACCGCCAAGGTCAAATACAAGAATTGTCTCATTTTCTTTCTTGTCTAAACCATAAGCTAAAGAAGCGGCGGTTGGCTCGTTAATAATCCGTTTTACATCTAAGCCAGCAATTTTTCCTGCGTCTTTGGTCGCTTGACGTTGGGAGTCATTAAAGTAAGCAGGAACGGTAATTACTGCTTCGGTCACATCTTCTCCGAGATATTTACTGGCATCTTCTACCAGTTTCCGTAGTACCTGCGCAGAAATTTCTTCTGGTGCAAACTGCTTATCTTGGTTAGGACATTCTAATTTAACGTTATCACCGCTACGAGTTACACTATAGGAAACTTCTTTAGTTTCTTCTTCAATTTCATCTGCTTTGCGACCAATAAACCGCTTAACAGAATAGAAAGTGTTTTCTGGATTCATCACCCCTTGCCGTTTGGCAATTTGACCCACAAGGCGATCGCCGTTTTTGGCATAACCAACAACAGAGGGAGTGGTGCGGAAGCCTTCTGCGTTAGAGATAACAGTGGGCTTTCCCCCCTCCATCAC
This window of the Euhalothece natronophila Z-M001 genome carries:
- the dnaK gene encoding molecular chaperone DnaK encodes the protein MAKVVGIDLGTTNSCVAVMEGGKPTVISNAEGFRTTPSVVGYAKNGDRLVGQIAKRQGVMNPENTFYSVKRFIGRKADEIEEETKEVSYSVTRSGDNVKLECPNQDKQFAPEEISAQVLRKLVEDASKYLGEDVTEAVITVPAYFNDSQRQATKDAGKIAGLDVKRIINEPTAASLAYGLDKKENETILVFDLGGGTFDVSILEVGDGVFEVLATSGDTHLGGDDFDKKIVDHLAEEFKKQEGIDLRKDKQALQRLTEAAEKAKIELSSVSQADVNLPFITATQEGPKHLDMSLTRAKFEEICSDLIDRCSIPVENALKDAKIDKSKIDEIVMVGGSTRIPAIQELVNKKLGKDPNLSVNPDEVVAIGAAIQGGVLSGEVKDILLLDVTPLSLGVETLGGVMTTMIERNTTIPTKKQETFSTAVDGQTNVEIHVLQGEREFAKDNKSLGTFRLDGIPPAPRGVPQIEVTFDIDANGILNVTAKDKGSGKEQSISITGASTLPEEEVERMVNEAEKNAEEDKQRRERIERKNQADSLVYQAEKQINELGDKVPSEEKSKAENLISQLKEAISQEDDEQIQKLTPELQQVLYSIGSSAYQQDGEAAAGATGADTTGADANGGSAESSSKSDGDDVIDAEFSETK
- the rpmH gene encoding 50S ribosomal protein L34 — protein: MTKRTLCGTRLKQKRKSGFRARMRTRNGRKVINARRKKGRARLSV